ACGGCCATCCTCGACCCCGAAACGCGCGCGGGCCGTGCCGACGTCCCTGGCCACCACCAGCACAGCCCGCGATCCCATGTGCTTTTCCTCGCACACCACGCGCTCCACTCCGGCCCGGCGGTAGTGCTCGAAGGCCTCGGTGGGGTATTCCAGATACCCTTCCCGCGCGCTGGTCTCGCTCGGACTCATGGTGGGCGGCAGGTAGACCAGCCAGCGCGGGTCCACCGCGAAGCGGCTCAAGGTTTCGAGCGCCGCACCGCTCTGGTCCTCGCGCACGGTGATGTTGCCGCGCAGTCGGGTGACGATCAACCGTTTGCCGGTCACGTCCGCCAGATCCAGCATCTCGTCATGTGCCTGCTGCGCACTCTGGGGGTCTGATGGAAGGTGCAGAGGCCGCACCGGTTCCGCATAGACCTGCCGGGCAGGCACGCTGACCACTTCCCGCTCCGGGAAACGCAGGGCGGTGAGGCGGCCGCCGAACACACAGCCGGTGTCGATGTCGACGGTGCGGTTGAGCCACTGAGGCTCCGGCACCGGGGTGTGGCCGTAGACCACGGTGGCCGGCCCCCGGTACTCCGCCGCCCAGTTCCAGCGCACCGGCAGGCCGAACTCGTCGGTCTCGCCCGTCGTTTCGCCGTACAGCGCGAACTCGCGGACCCGGCCCGAGGCGCGGCCCTGGTACGCCTCCTTCATCCCGGCGTGCGCCACCACCACCTGCCCGTCGTCCAGCACGTAGTGGCTGACCAGTCCCTCCAGGAACTCGGCCACTTGTTGACGGAACTCGAGCGACTCGGCCTCAAGTTGCTCCAGCGAGCGGTCCAGCCCGTGGGTGACGCTGACCTTGCGGCCTCGCAAGGCTTTCACCAGCTTGATGTCGTGGTTGCCGGGAACACACAGCGCCGTGCCGTTCTGAACCATGCCCATGACCAGCCGCAGCACCCCTGGCGTATCCGGCCCGCGGTCCACCAGATCGCCCACGAACACGGCCTTGCGGCCTTCCGGGGGGATGACAGACAGGTCATCCCCGACAGCGTACCCAAGCTTGGTCAACAGATCCCGCAGTTCGTCCAGGCAGCCGTGGACATCCCCGATGAAGTCGAAGGGACCGTGCTCGTGGCGCAGGTTGTTGTAGAGCGGCGTATGGGTGACCTGGGCGGCGGCCACCTGATCTTCTGAGTTCAGGACGATCATCTGGCGGAAGCCTTCAGCCTGCAACTTCCGCAGGGAGCGCCGCAGGTTCCCCATCTGCTGCGAGACCACGCGGGCCGCGAAGGGGCGGTCCGGGCGCGCGCGGTGCCGGCCCAGCAGGACCTCCTCGGGAAGATCGAGCACCAGGGCCACGGGCAACACGTCGAATTCCTTGGCCAGCTCGACGATCCTGCGCCGCGCGTCGGGCTGCACGTTCGTGGCGTCGATCACCGTCAGCAGGCCGCGTGCCAGCCGCTTGCGGGCGACGTGGTACAGGCTGTCGAAGGCATCGTTGCTGGCGTCCAGGGCGTTTTCGTCCCCGGCCACCAACAGGCGGAAAGCGTC
This genomic stretch from Deinococcus humi harbors:
- a CDS encoding polynucleotide kinase-phosphatase, giving the protein MTQGEARTGNGTINLPELCLVALVGASSSGKTTLAHRLFRPGEVLSSDAFRLLVAGDENALDASNDAFDSLYHVARKRLARGLLTVIDATNVQPDARRRIVELAKEFDVLPVALVLDLPEEVLLGRHRARPDRPFAARVVSQQMGNLRRSLRKLQAEGFRQMIVLNSEDQVAAAQVTHTPLYNNLRHEHGPFDFIGDVHGCLDELRDLLTKLGYAVGDDLSVIPPEGRKAVFVGDLVDRGPDTPGVLRLVMGMVQNGTALCVPGNHDIKLVKALRGRKVSVTHGLDRSLEQLEAESLEFRQQVAEFLEGLVSHYVLDDGQVVVAHAGMKEAYQGRASGRVREFALYGETTGETDEFGLPVRWNWAAEYRGPATVVYGHTPVPEPQWLNRTVDIDTGCVFGGRLTALRFPEREVVSVPARQVYAEPVRPLHLPSDPQSAQQAHDEMLDLADVTGKRLIVTRLRGNITVREDQSGAALETLSRFAVDPRWLVYLPPTMSPSETSAREGYLEYPTEAFEHYRRAGVERVVCEEKHMGSRAVLVVARDVGTARARFGVEDGRVGRIYTRTGRAFFNDEAMEAEVLTRLGTAFETSGLWDELSSDWAVLDVEILPWSFKADELIRRQYAAVGSAASATFPAELQALETAVARGLPLGDLLERTRERAALTGAYVDAYRQYVRRVSSIADVRVAPFHLLASEGHVHTDQDHLWHMNTLARLAGVDPELFLATAHREVDLNDAANVTAAEDWWLALTGQGGEGMVVKPLSFVVRGRKGLVQPAIKVRGREYLRIIYGPEYTLPEHLTRLRQRGLSGKRTLALREFALGLEGLNRFVEGEPLRRVHECVFGVSALESEVLDPRL